One Clupea harengus chromosome 12, Ch_v2.0.2, whole genome shotgun sequence DNA segment encodes these proteins:
- the LOC105911472 gene encoding sphingosine 1-phosphate receptor 3, translating into MNHQIYIHYNYTGKLDNRKEKLNGTTDPKIITFLIICCVIVLENVVVLVAIWKNHKLHNRMYFFIGNLALCDLLAGVAYIVNLLMSGEKTLQLSPELWFLREGSMFVALGASIFSLLAIAIERHLTMIKMRPYDAKKNYRVFLLIGTCWLIAILLGVLPILGWNCRENLPDCSTILPLYSKKYVAFCITIFMALLLAISVLYARIYTLVKSSSRKVTMHSNSERSIALLRTVIIVVGVFIACWTPIFVLLLVDVACEHRRCSVLLKADWFIGLAMLNSAMNPVIYTLASREMRRAFFCLVCGCLTKGNSSSAKPVSEPSRSKSSTSHRPNDQENPKVIVQQSPTSQGQLPLERNV; encoded by the coding sequence ATGAACCATcagatatatatacactacAATTACACTGGTAAACTGGATAATCGCAAGGAAAAGTTAAATGGGACAACTGATCCAAAAATTATCACCTTCCTCATCATCTGTTGTGTGATTGTCTTAGAAAACGTCGTTGTTCTGGTGGCAATATGGAAAAATCATAAACTCCATAACAGAATGTATTTCTTCATCGGAAATCTAGCCTTGTGTGACCTTCTGGCGGGTGTAGCCTACATAGTGAACTTGTTAATGTCTGGAGAGAAGACGCTTCAACTATCGCCGGAATTGTGGTTCTTACGGGAGGGGAGCATGTTTGTGGCACTGGGCGCTTCCATTTTCAGCCTGCTAGCAATTGCAATTGAGAGACATTTAACTATGATCAAGATGAGACCATATGATGCCAAGAAAAACTACAGAGTTTTCTTACTTATAGGCACCTGCTGGCTGATTGCCATTTTACTGGGAGTTTTACCCATCCTCGGTTGGAACTGTCGTGAAAACCTCCCCGACTGTTCCACTATCTTGCCTCTCTACTCAAAGAAATATGTGGCTTTCTGCATCACAATCTTTATGGCCCTTTTGCTTGCAATATCAGTGCTGTACGCTCGCATCTACACGCTGGTAAAGTCTAGCAGTCGTAAAGTCACCATGCATAGCAACTCAGAGAGATCAATCGCGCTTCTGCGTACTGTTATCATAGTGGTCGGCGTTTTCATCGCCTGCTGGACTCCTATTTTCGTTCTATTGCTAGTTGACGTGGCGTGCGAGCATCGCCGCTGTTCCGTGCTGCTCAAGGCCGACTGGTTCATCGGCTTGGCTATGCTCAACTCGGCCATGAACCCAGTCATATACACCCTAGCAAGTAGGGAAATGCGCCGCGCGTTTTTCTGTCTAGTGTGTGGTTGTCTCACCAAAGGCAATTCTTCCAGTGCCAAACCAGTATCGGAGCCGAGTCGGAGCAAGTCCAGTACCAGCCACAGGCCAAACGACCAGGAAAATCCAAAGGTCATTGTGCAGCAGAGCCCGACATCTCAGGGGCAGCTTCCGTTGGAGAGGAATGTTTAG